In Rhinolophus sinicus isolate RSC01 linkage group LG17, ASM3656204v1, whole genome shotgun sequence, one DNA window encodes the following:
- the METTL13 gene encoding eEF1A lysine and N-terminal methyltransferase isoform X2, with amino-acid sequence MKERNASRRPQMSFLKMDMTQMEFPDASFQVVLDKGTLDAVLTDEEEKTLQQVDRMLAEVGRVLQVGGRYLCISLAQAHVLKKAVGHFSREGWMVRVHQVANSQDQVLEAELRFPLPVFAFVMTKFRPIPGSALQIFELCAQEQGKPMRLESAERLAEAVRERQQYAWLCSQLSRKAGLGSLSLDLCSGDTGKPRYTLHVVDSPNVKPSRDNHFAIFIIPQGRETEWLFGMEDGRKQLALSAGFRRLITVALHRGQQYDGMDSIQAELSARVMELAPAGMPAQQQVPFLSVGGDIGVRTVKHQDRSPLSGDYVVEDVQGDDKRYFRRLIFLSNRNVVQSEARLLKDVSHRAQKKRKKDRKKQRPADTPEDLPAAPGQSIDKSYLCCEHHKAMVAGLALLKSPELLLETPLALLVVGLGGGSLPLFVHDHFPKSCIDAVEIDPSMLEVATQWFGFSQSNRMKVHIADGLDYITNLAGGAARPRYDVVMFDVDSKDPTLGMSCPPPAFVDQPFLQKVKSILNPEGVFILNLVCRDLGLKDSVLGGLKAVFPLLYVRRIEGEVNEILFCQLHPEQTRATPELLEMAQALEQTLRKPGRGWDDTYVLSDMLKTVKIV; translated from the exons AATGCCAGCCGCCGGCCCCAGATGAGCTTCTTGAAGATGGACATGACCCAGATGGAGTTTCCCGATGCCTCGTTCCAGGTGGTGCTGGACAAGGGCACCCTGGATGCTGTCCTGACAGACGAGGAGGAGAAGACCCTGCAGCAGGTGGACAGGATGCTGGCTGAGGTTGGCCGTGTCCTGCAGGTGGGCGGTCGCTACCTCTGCATCTCCCTGGCTCAGGCTCACGTCCTGAAGAAAGCAGTGGGTCACTTCTCTCGGGAGGGGTGGATGGTGAGGGTGCACCAGGTGGCCAACAGCCAGGACCAGGTGTTGGAAGCAGAGCTTCGGTTCCCCCTGCCTGTCTTTGCCTTCGTCATGACCAAGTTCAGGCCAATCCCTGGCTCCGCCCTTCAGATCTTTGAGCTGTGTGCTCAGGAACAGGGCAAGCCTATGCGGCTGGAGAGTGCCGAGCGGCTGGCTGAGGCGGTGCGGGAGCGGCAGCAGTATGCCTGGCTGTGCAGCCAGCTGTCCCGCaaggctgggctggggagtctgtcCCTGGACTTGTGCAGTGGGGACACGGGGAAGCCACGCTACACCCTCCACGTGGTGGACAGCCCCAATGTGAAACCATCGCGGGACAATCATTTTGCCATTTTCATCA TCCCCCAGGGTCGGGAGACTGAGTGGCTCTTTGGCATGGAAGATGGCCGGAAGCAGCTGGCGTTGAGCGCTGGCTTCAGGAGGCTGATCACCGTGGCGCTTCACCGAGGTCAGCAGTACGACGGCATGGACAGCATCCAGGCCGAGCTGTCGGCCAGAGTCATGGAGCTGGCCCCGGCCGGGATGCCCGCCCAGCAGCAG GTGCCCTTCCTGTCTGTGGGGGGAGACATCGGGGTGCGGACTGTGAAGCACCAAGACCGCAGCCCTCTGAGCGGGGACTACGTCGTGGAGGACGTGCAGGGGGACGACAAGCGGTACTTCCGGCGACTCATCTTCCTCAGCAACAGGAACGTGGTGCAGTCGGAAGCCCGACTGCTGAAGGACGTGTCTCACAGAG CCCAGAAGAAACGGAAAAAGGACAGGAAGAAGCAGCGGCCCGCTGATACTCCAGAGGACCTCCCTGCAGCCCCAGGGCAGTCCATTGATAAGAGCTACCTGTGCTGTGAACACCACAAAGCCATGGTCGCCGGCCTGGCCTTGCTGAAAAGCCCGGAGCTGCTCCTAG AGACTCCCCTGGCATTGTTGGTGGTAGGCCTGGGTGGGGGAAGCCTCCCGCTCTTTGTCCACGATCATTTCCCAAAGTCCTGCATCGATGCTGTGGAGATCGACCCCTCCATGTTGGAAGTGGCCACACAGTGGTTTGGCTTTTCCCAGAGCAACCGGATGAAGGTCCACATTGCAGATGGTCTGGACTACATTACGAACCTGGCGGGAGGAGCAG cacgGCCTCGCTACGACGTCGTCATGTTTGATGTAGACAGTAAGGACCCAACCCTGGGAATGAGTTGTCCACCCCCAGCGTTTGTGGACCAGCCCTTCCTGCAGAAGGTCAAAAGCATCTTGAATCCCGAAG GTGTCTTTATCCTTAACCTCGTGTGCCGAGACTTGGGGCTAAAGGACTCAGTACTGGGGGGGCTCAAGGCGGTGTTCCCCCTTCTCTATGTCCGGCGAATTGAGGGGGAAGTGAACGAGATCCTGTTCTGTCAGCTGCACCCCGAGCAGACACGTGCCACGCCGGAGCTGTTGGAAATGGCCCAGGCCTTGGAGCAGACCCTGAGGAAGCCAGGGCGGGGTTGGGATGACACGTATGTCCTGTCAGATATGCTCAAGACTGTGAAGATTGTGTGA